One window of Candidatus Nitrospira kreftii genomic DNA carries:
- a CDS encoding hypothetical protein (conserved protein of unknown function) translates to MGRTTSNITCPTCHAAKVRLASRKGFSDALLGGLTIYPFRCQLCADRFRKFLGCRTLNPRRSFDRVDVSFPVWFRPHRIPGSPRLGQEGVIENLSIRGCRIRTTALVILGSRLELEFQYSNDSLPITIAEAVVRSSGGDGKVGLRFTRLHRGEERRIRRIIDVWLPEPMSSYI, encoded by the coding sequence ATGGGACGCACCACATCCAATATCACTTGTCCGACTTGTCACGCGGCAAAGGTTCGCCTGGCGTCAAGAAAAGGGTTTTCTGATGCCCTGCTCGGCGGATTGACCATTTATCCGTTCCGCTGTCAGTTGTGCGCTGACCGCTTTCGAAAGTTTCTGGGCTGCCGAACACTCAATCCGCGGAGAAGCTTCGATCGCGTGGATGTATCCTTTCCAGTGTGGTTTCGACCACACCGGATTCCAGGTTCGCCACGACTGGGGCAGGAAGGCGTGATAGAAAATCTTTCGATTCGTGGATGCCGGATCCGTACCACCGCTCTGGTCATCCTCGGCTCACGCCTGGAACTGGAATTTCAGTATTCCAACGATTCGCTTCCGATTACGATTGCGGAGGCGGTGGTTCGCTCTTCAGGAGGGGATGGTAAGGTCGGCTTGCGATTCACGCGCCTTCATCGAGGCGAAGAGAGGCGGATCAGGCGCATCATTGATGTGTGGCTGCCTGAACCCATGTCATCATACATATAA
- a CDS encoding hypothetical protein (conserved protein of unknown function) produces the protein MSSDKLLSRITVDPKICHGKPCIRGLRYPVESIVEYLAGGDSVEQVLAEFPDLERDDILASLEFSRKMLAAESVHLALIVHP, from the coding sequence ATGTCGTCCGACAAATTACTGTCCCGTATCACCGTAGACCCGAAAATCTGTCATGGGAAGCCGTGTATTCGTGGCCTGCGCTATCCCGTAGAGAGTATCGTCGAGTATCTGGCCGGTGGGGATTCTGTCGAGCAAGTCTTAGCGGAATTCCCTGACTTGGAGCGAGATGATATCTTGGCATCCCTCGAGTTTTCGCGAAAGATGCTGGCGGCAGAAAGTGTGCATCTGGCCTTGATCGTTCATCCGTGA
- a CDS encoding Aminopeptidase gives MPLSNDGSVNRRELLRAAARQTRFLLFCPLTQAVISLSEPSETTATALRPKGDEMNDNELLGSNDPYRLPRHVLPTRYDIRLEPDLAAATFSGHVTIALTIKQETQTILLNATDLLIESTGLEGPTGKKIEAAVELEPSLQRARLLCGQPVIPGEWRLHLAFQGQLNDQLRGFYRSTYKDASGTVQTLAATQFEATDARRAFPCWDEPDFKAVFATTLVIDPQFTAISNTSVVSESVEHSKKVVRFADTIKMSTYLVAFVVGRMQPTKPIFVGKTPLRIWTVPEKQELTSFGQDIAVASLKFFEDYYGIPYPGDKLDLVAIPDFASGAMENLGAITFRETALLVDQRAGTHAELGRVADVVSHENAHMWFGDLVTMSWWNGLWLNEAFATFMEMLAVDAWKPEWKRWDAFSVARAAALSVDGLWSTRPIEYPVHAPKDADAMFDILTYEKGASVLRMLEQHIGPIVFRDGVRAYLHRHAYGNADTNDLWIDLGTVARQPVTELMNGWIFQPGFPLVTAEIRGQTLQLSQQRFTYLKQASSEELWQVPIQIRLTIGERTEQRQLLLTEQETAVPLPDGVTALLVNEGGYGFYRVHHRGTLLQQLLDQDHDRLAPIERFNIASDAWATTVAGLMPLAEYLALTTRFKSERDKNVWAVLLDSFSFLNRIIAPDDRASLQALVRNRVTPAVRDLGWEPRSGESDLTRQLRGDLLAALGRKGNDPDVQQQAVERYQLYRKDPSIVDPNIVPALVAILAYIGDEARYEEFSELYRRSATPQEERRYLFSLTMFRSPALLSRTLSRTLNGEIRTQDAPFVVAATMTSVHGRELAWEFVKTNWDQMDRLFPKQGLRRMCGGIVGLATPELEQDVRAFFTSRKIDLGGKTLDQYLEQLRIAVSFRKREGRTIQGTLTNTMQS, from the coding sequence ATGCCCCTCAGCAATGATGGTTCAGTCAATCGGCGAGAGTTGTTGCGAGCAGCGGCAAGGCAGACTCGTTTCCTGCTGTTCTGTCCACTCACCCAGGCCGTAATCTCCTTATCAGAACCATCCGAAACCACCGCCACCGCGCTTCGACCGAAAGGTGATGAGATGAATGACAACGAGCTTCTTGGCAGCAACGACCCATACCGACTCCCTCGGCACGTCCTCCCTACCCGGTACGACATAAGGCTTGAACCGGATCTCGCAGCAGCCACATTCTCCGGCCACGTCACCATTGCTCTGACGATCAAACAGGAGACACAGACCATTCTCTTGAATGCGACCGATCTCCTCATCGAATCTACCGGGTTGGAGGGACCGACCGGAAAGAAGATTGAGGCAGCCGTGGAATTAGAACCATCACTCCAACGCGCGCGACTCTTGTGCGGGCAGCCCGTTATACCGGGTGAGTGGCGGCTCCACCTAGCATTCCAAGGACAACTCAACGATCAGCTGCGAGGATTCTATCGCAGTACATACAAGGACGCATCGGGCACGGTGCAGACTTTGGCGGCGACGCAGTTCGAAGCCACAGATGCGCGCCGCGCCTTTCCCTGTTGGGACGAACCTGATTTCAAAGCGGTCTTTGCAACGACGCTCGTGATCGATCCACAGTTTACAGCGATCTCCAATACCTCGGTCGTCTCTGAGTCCGTCGAGCACAGCAAGAAGGTGGTGCGGTTTGCTGACACGATCAAGATGTCGACCTATCTCGTTGCGTTCGTGGTCGGCCGGATGCAGCCAACCAAGCCGATCTTCGTTGGAAAGACACCGCTGCGAATTTGGACCGTGCCGGAAAAGCAGGAGCTTACATCGTTTGGTCAGGACATTGCTGTTGCGTCACTGAAGTTTTTCGAAGACTACTACGGCATTCCGTATCCCGGTGACAAGCTGGATCTTGTGGCGATCCCCGACTTCGCATCGGGCGCCATGGAAAATCTTGGGGCGATCACGTTCCGTGAGACGGCACTGCTCGTCGATCAACGCGCAGGCACCCACGCCGAGCTCGGACGAGTTGCCGATGTCGTGTCCCATGAGAATGCTCACATGTGGTTCGGGGATTTGGTCACGATGTCCTGGTGGAACGGGCTTTGGCTGAATGAAGCATTCGCAACCTTTATGGAAATGCTGGCGGTCGACGCGTGGAAACCGGAGTGGAAGCGCTGGGACGCATTCAGCGTGGCTCGCGCGGCGGCGCTTTCGGTCGATGGTCTGTGGAGTACGAGGCCAATTGAGTATCCCGTTCACGCACCCAAGGATGCGGATGCCATGTTCGATATCTTGACCTACGAAAAAGGGGCCTCCGTCCTGCGGATGCTGGAGCAGCACATCGGGCCGATCGTGTTTCGGGATGGTGTGCGGGCGTATCTCCATCGCCACGCCTACGGCAACGCCGATACCAACGATTTGTGGATCGACCTCGGGACGGTCGCCCGTCAGCCTGTCACCGAACTGATGAACGGGTGGATCTTTCAGCCTGGCTTTCCCTTGGTTACGGCAGAGATACGTGGTCAAACACTGCAGCTGTCACAGCAGCGATTTACCTATCTCAAACAAGCATCATCAGAAGAGCTGTGGCAGGTCCCTATCCAAATTCGTCTCACGATCGGGGAGCGGACCGAACAGCGCCAACTGTTGCTGACGGAGCAGGAAACCGCGGTCCCACTACCAGATGGAGTAACCGCCCTGTTAGTCAATGAAGGCGGATATGGATTTTACCGCGTCCACCATCGCGGGACCCTTCTCCAGCAACTCCTCGACCAAGACCATGATCGTCTGGCGCCAATTGAACGGTTCAATATCGCGAGCGATGCATGGGCCACGACAGTCGCTGGACTAATGCCACTCGCTGAATACCTTGCTCTGACCACACGGTTCAAAAGTGAGCGAGATAAAAATGTCTGGGCGGTCCTACTCGACTCCTTTTCCTTTCTGAACAGGATCATCGCGCCTGACGACCGGGCTTCCCTGCAAGCCCTGGTTCGTAACCGCGTCACCCCGGCGGTCAGGGATTTGGGCTGGGAGCCACGGTCGGGAGAATCGGATCTCACGCGACAATTGCGCGGAGACCTCCTTGCTGCTCTCGGGAGGAAGGGGAACGACCCGGATGTCCAACAGCAGGCGGTGGAACGATATCAGCTCTATCGTAAAGACCCCTCCATCGTAGATCCGAATATCGTGCCTGCCCTCGTGGCTATCCTTGCGTATATCGGGGACGAGGCCCGTTACGAGGAATTCTCGGAGCTCTATCGTAGATCTGCCACGCCTCAAGAAGAACGACGGTATCTCTTTTCATTGACCATGTTTCGTTCACCAGCCTTGCTGTCTCGAACGTTGAGCCGAACACTCAATGGTGAAATTCGTACCCAAGACGCTCCCTTCGTCGTCGCAGCCACGATGACTAGCGTGCATGGCCGTGAACTGGCTTGGGAATTTGTGAAGACGAACTGGGATCAGATGGACCGGCTGTTCCCGAAGCAAGGTCTTCGGCGCATGTGTGGAGGAATTGTCGGCCTGGCAACACCGGAGCTTGAGCAAGATGTCCGGGCGTTCTTTACCTCACGCAAGATTGATCTGGGCGGGAAAACGCTGGATCAGTACCTAGAACAGCTGCGTATTGCCGTCTCATTCCGAAAACGGGAAGGTCGAACAATACAGGGCACGCTCACCAACACGATGCAATCCTGA
- a CDS encoding Ribose-5-phosphate isomerase A gives MTSHDLDGFKKAAALKAIEFVRDGMVVGLGTGSTAKHLVIALGEQVRAGMKLRGVPTSQETAALAREMGIPILDSENRWEIDVAIDGADQVDPGFNLIKGGGGALLKEKIVAASAKRFIVMVDHTKQVPVLGGSFPLPIEVIPFGWGSTARAIESLTHSRVLLRERNGIPFKTEAGNLIVDVHIDRISQPGELETALNLIPGVVETGLFVGRTNILLVGTPQGVQTLHAPQQ, from the coding sequence ATGACGTCCCACGATCTTGATGGCTTCAAGAAAGCCGCGGCGTTAAAGGCCATTGAATTTGTACGCGATGGCATGGTCGTCGGACTCGGGACCGGGTCGACTGCTAAACATCTGGTGATCGCACTCGGCGAACAAGTCCGAGCCGGCATGAAACTACGAGGCGTGCCGACCTCCCAAGAAACCGCCGCGCTTGCCAGAGAAATGGGGATTCCCATCCTCGATTCGGAAAATCGCTGGGAGATCGATGTCGCTATCGACGGGGCTGATCAGGTGGACCCAGGATTCAATCTCATTAAAGGCGGAGGTGGAGCGCTCCTGAAGGAAAAGATTGTGGCGGCGTCGGCGAAGCGGTTCATCGTGATGGTCGATCATACCAAGCAAGTTCCTGTGCTCGGTGGGTCCTTCCCTCTCCCCATCGAGGTGATCCCGTTTGGTTGGGGCAGCACGGCCCGCGCGATTGAATCATTGACCCACAGCCGTGTACTCCTCAGAGAGCGAAATGGGATCCCGTTTAAAACAGAGGCGGGGAACCTGATCGTCGATGTCCATATCGACCGCATCAGTCAGCCGGGTGAACTGGAAACAGCGCTCAACTTGATTCCTGGAGTCGTGGAGACCGGCCTCTTTGTCGGTCGGACGAATATTTTGCTTGTCGGTACGCCTCAGGGTGTTCAGACCCTCCATGCCCCTCAGCAATGA
- a CDS encoding Glucokinase, whose protein sequence is MILAGDIGGTKTNLALYEWTSERVEPVRLESFHSGDYTSLEDILVEFLTPPQPPRSVESLETEEEDKGQQDDGRPSEPLKLAAACFGIAGPVIDNRCQTTNLPWIVDGRVIAKQFEIPRVQLLNDLESTAYGVLWLRSDELEVLNAGNPPKKRQALALIAAGTGLGEGILFWDGKSYRPMPSEGGHADFAPNNDQEIELLRYLRSQYLHVSYERIVSGPGLHAIYEFLRDTKKNEPTWLAEKIKVGNPAAEIAQAGLQGQAEIAQQALDLFASIYGAEAGNLALKALSMDGVYVGGGIAPKLITKLQDGTFMKAFTNKGRYKKLMSQMPVKVIMNPQTALLGAASVAAALSHAPAP, encoded by the coding sequence CCTGGCACTCTATGAGTGGACCAGCGAGCGAGTGGAGCCTGTTCGGCTGGAAAGTTTTCACAGTGGTGATTACACCTCGCTCGAAGACATTCTTGTAGAATTTCTCACACCGCCGCAACCGCCTCGATCCGTCGAATCACTGGAGACCGAGGAAGAAGACAAAGGCCAACAAGATGACGGTCGACCCTCTGAACCGCTGAAGCTCGCGGCAGCTTGCTTCGGCATCGCCGGACCGGTCATCGACAATCGCTGTCAAACGACGAACCTGCCCTGGATCGTCGACGGACGAGTCATTGCGAAGCAGTTCGAAATTCCACGAGTCCAGTTACTGAACGACCTAGAATCCACCGCGTACGGTGTGCTGTGGTTGCGCTCCGACGAGTTGGAAGTTCTCAATGCGGGCAATCCACCAAAGAAGCGGCAGGCTCTGGCGTTGATCGCCGCCGGCACTGGGCTGGGCGAAGGCATCCTGTTCTGGGACGGCAAATCGTACCGTCCGATGCCGTCTGAAGGAGGCCATGCGGATTTTGCCCCAAACAACGACCAAGAAATTGAATTGCTTCGCTATCTCCGCAGCCAATATCTCCATGTGAGCTACGAGCGCATTGTCTCAGGCCCAGGCCTCCATGCCATTTATGAATTTCTCCGCGACACCAAAAAGAACGAACCGACGTGGCTTGCAGAAAAGATCAAGGTCGGGAATCCAGCTGCGGAAATTGCTCAGGCAGGATTGCAGGGTCAGGCCGAAATCGCCCAGCAAGCGCTCGACCTCTTTGCGTCGATTTATGGAGCTGAAGCCGGAAACCTCGCTCTGAAGGCGCTCTCGATGGATGGGGTCTATGTGGGCGGTGGCATCGCGCCGAAGCTCATTACTAAACTCCAAGATGGCACCTTCATGAAAGCGTTTACGAATAAAGGTCGTTACAAGAAATTGATGAGTCAAATGCCTGTGAAAGTCATCATGAACCCGCAAACCGCTCTCCTGGGCGCCGCCTCAGTGGCAGCGGCCCTCTCGCACGCTCCCGCGCCATGA